In the Colwellia sp. 20A7 genome, one interval contains:
- a CDS encoding DUF4198 domain-containing protein, whose product MKIYTPLKALLSIGMIVGLSFSANAHRAWIVPSTTNLSGDAPWVTFDAAVSNSLFVPEHVPLRMKGLMVQDPTGKLIEAVNAHTGKYRSTFDLNLVTEGTYKIGYTSGGLRASWKDKEGKRKRWPARGKEANAADFAKEVPKSADSLKVSDSYRRLETFVTSGEPTDKVFEPTNSGLELIPVTHPNDLFVGEAAKFKFLFHGEPAAGVKLAIVKGDTRYRNDQNQIDVVTDAKGYVSITWPEAGMYLIEAEYEDDKAKAPATMRTGSYGATFAVLPL is encoded by the coding sequence ATGAAAATATATACACCATTAAAAGCGCTATTGTCGATTGGTATGATAGTAGGGTTAAGTTTTAGCGCCAATGCTCACCGAGCGTGGATCGTACCAAGCACAACTAATTTATCAGGTGACGCACCTTGGGTAACATTTGACGCTGCAGTTTCAAATTCTTTATTTGTACCTGAGCATGTACCGCTACGTATGAAAGGGTTAATGGTTCAAGATCCTACAGGTAAATTAATTGAGGCTGTTAATGCACATACAGGAAAATACCGCTCAACGTTTGATTTGAACTTAGTAACCGAAGGTACTTATAAAATTGGCTATACTTCGGGCGGATTACGTGCTTCATGGAAAGATAAAGAAGGTAAACGTAAAAGATGGCCAGCTCGTGGTAAAGAGGCTAATGCAGCTGATTTTGCCAAGGAAGTACCTAAAAGTGCTGATTCATTAAAAGTATCTGATAGCTACCGTCGTTTGGAAACATTTGTTACTTCAGGTGAGCCAACGGATAAAGTATTCGAACCGACTAATTCAGGCCTAGAGCTAATACCTGTTACTCACCCAAATGACTTATTTGTGGGCGAAGCGGCTAAGTTTAAGTTCTTATTTCATGGTGAACCAGCAGCTGGCGTTAAACTCGCTATTGTTAAGGGTGATACCCGTTACCGTAATGACCAGAATCAAATAGATGTTGTTACTGATGCTAAAGGTTATGTAAGCATTACATGGCCAGAAGCAGGAATGTATTTAATTGAAGCTGAATATGAAGACGATAAAGCAAAAGCTCCTGCGACTATGCGTACGGGTAGCTACGGTGCAACATTTGCTGTATTACCTTTGTAA
- a CDS encoding substrate-binding periplasmic protein has product MKFYFLLILYFFVFSLSAKDVILEVFTEDAYPLQYENEGKVVGLATTIVEKVLKEANIKYEIVMQPWARAYNTALLKPNVLIYSLARTKEREALFSWLGPIQKVNYALYGFDNIKLTATDSFETINNFRLAVGRNSAIHQYLVNKKFTNLHPINSSEQSIKMLLADRVDLIPGSDLYFYKTCQNQNLDCSEIKPIFPLKDLEVTLYLAASKNTDIEIIKRIQVAFQKIKSQAISDQVPR; this is encoded by the coding sequence ATGAAGTTTTATTTTTTATTAATTCTCTATTTTTTTGTTTTTTCATTATCAGCGAAAGACGTTATTCTTGAAGTCTTTACGGAAGATGCTTACCCCTTACAATATGAAAATGAAGGTAAAGTTGTCGGGCTTGCTACAACGATAGTTGAAAAAGTATTAAAAGAAGCAAATATTAAATATGAAATAGTAATGCAACCCTGGGCAAGAGCTTATAACACCGCGCTTTTAAAACCCAATGTACTCATTTATTCTTTGGCAAGAACAAAAGAGCGTGAAGCGTTATTTTCATGGTTAGGTCCAATACAAAAAGTGAATTATGCTTTGTACGGGTTTGATAACATAAAGTTAACGGCAACAGATTCATTTGAAACCATTAATAATTTTCGTTTAGCTGTAGGACGAAATTCAGCAATTCACCAATATTTAGTCAATAAAAAATTCACTAATCTTCATCCAATCAATAGCAGTGAACAATCTATAAAAATGTTATTGGCTGATCGCGTTGATTTAATACCAGGAAGCGATTTATATTTCTATAAAACTTGCCAAAACCAAAACTTAGATTGCAGCGAAATAAAGCCCATCTTCCCATTAAAAGATCTTGAAGTAACATTATATTTAGCAGCAAGTAAAAATACTGATATTGAAATAATAAAGCGTATTCAAGTTGCATTTCAAAAGATTAAAAGCCAAGCTATAAGCGATCAAGTACCCCGATAA
- the fre gene encoding NAD(P)H-flavin reductase has protein sequence MKTVNCQIVSLTSLTPHVFKVLLKPNEKVDFIAGQYLNFVMSSDDKRPFSIASSPNNELIELQVGAFIADSYPMQVIERLQSAQVANEPVTIEIPLGNAELRLDSERPLLLLAGGTGFSYIKSMFEYLAEEKSQRPITVYWGLRELAATYELAETAAIIATLPNAKFVPVIENVGENDSWEGKTGLVHQVVMDDIINLESYDIYLAGRFEMVGVIRGDFVKHGALLEHMYADAFAFI, from the coding sequence ATGAAGACTGTCAATTGTCAAATTGTGTCGTTAACATCACTAACGCCACATGTGTTTAAAGTGTTATTAAAACCGAACGAAAAAGTGGATTTTATTGCGGGTCAATATTTAAATTTTGTCATGAGTAGTGATGATAAACGTCCTTTTTCTATTGCGAGCTCACCTAATAATGAATTGATAGAGTTACAAGTAGGTGCTTTTATTGCAGATAGTTACCCAATGCAAGTGATTGAACGACTTCAATCTGCGCAAGTAGCTAATGAGCCGGTAACCATTGAAATTCCATTAGGTAATGCTGAATTACGTCTTGATAGTGAACGACCTTTATTATTGTTAGCAGGCGGAACAGGTTTTTCTTACATTAAGTCAATGTTTGAGTATTTAGCTGAAGAAAAGTCACAACGTCCTATCACGGTATATTGGGGACTACGTGAACTCGCTGCTACATATGAGTTAGCTGAAACAGCCGCAATTATTGCCACATTACCAAACGCAAAGTTTGTTCCAGTAATAGAAAATGTTGGTGAAAATGACAGCTGGGAAGGTAAAACAGGCTTAGTGCATCAAGTCGTTATGGACGATATTATTAATCTAGAGTCTTATGATATTTATCTTGCAGGGCGCTTTGAAATGGTCGGCGTTATTCGTGGCGACTTTGTTAAACACGGCGCATTATTAGAGCATATGTATGCTGATGCATTTGCTTTTATTTAA
- a CDS encoding TonB-dependent receptor domain-containing protein, producing the protein MNKKFKYQTLATCIAMVCGANAYGQEDITQNTKAAEPVERMVITATGFEQKLTAAPASISIITEEDIQSRPFTTLLDAVKYLEGVDIGTTRDKSGQGSISMRGLTSEYTLILVDGKRQNNHGDIYPNNFGGNAFGHIPPMDAIERVEVIRGPASTLYGADALGGAINIITKKSQGKWSGSLTFGRSMQSDDQFGDDITTDFSVMGPLIKGVLDLSLRGSVYERLASSPEFEPATDPNGDVHYRSLGFGSGGKTVDNTNNQYGFSLLFTPGEDHDIRFDYDNSHQKYDNTPTYDIDSGEISYPLGTKDNIESIWRTSAGAVSPRAGYAADQEFDRQWWSLSYNADWDFGRSFISLSYVDTQNNGRTMPLSVAERQLLQKMYDGTDPEYAGMDEEARKVLAAETFLPRNKRPLESNQYTLDARLDVPINDLAGEHNLVIGTQITSGELTDGVFGMEDGEVNGVQKQDMYALFIEDNWTIIEHLTITAGVRYDNHDVFGSNVSPRLYSVYTLSDNWTIKGGVSTGFKTPKTTDLYDGITGFGGQGTSPFAGNPDLQPETSVNSEIAVYWTDLDKGHNFNMTYFNTKFKDKIAQGDTIQSCEATNDVRPCVNLGAYDSLGYTTYSQKINIDKVDIQGIEVAGRVSITDDWNVSANYTWTDSEQKSGSNAGQPLTNTAEHMANISTDWSITENLNAYLQLEIRSDRYRDWDSVLDRALYYKSYNAVNLGARYRISENLTVNLRVNNLLDKDFTSYATDYVDLNNDGLYLDDDNEVIFTDDYNIKDKARSFWVSVNASF; encoded by the coding sequence ATGAACAAAAAGTTTAAGTATCAAACCTTGGCAACATGTATCGCTATGGTTTGTGGTGCAAATGCTTACGGACAAGAAGATATTACACAAAATACTAAAGCAGCAGAGCCTGTAGAACGCATGGTTATTACTGCTACTGGCTTTGAGCAAAAGCTTACCGCGGCACCAGCCAGTATTTCTATTATTACTGAAGAAGATATTCAATCACGTCCATTTACAACATTACTTGATGCAGTTAAATACTTAGAAGGTGTTGATATTGGCACAACCCGTGACAAAAGTGGTCAAGGCTCAATTAGCATGCGAGGTTTAACTAGTGAGTACACATTAATACTGGTTGATGGCAAACGTCAAAATAACCACGGTGATATTTATCCTAATAACTTTGGCGGTAATGCGTTTGGACATATACCTCCAATGGATGCTATTGAACGTGTTGAAGTGATTCGTGGTCCAGCATCAACCCTTTACGGTGCCGATGCTTTAGGTGGCGCAATTAATATCATTACTAAAAAATCTCAAGGTAAATGGTCAGGCTCTTTAACATTTGGTCGTAGCATGCAAAGTGATGATCAATTTGGTGATGACATCACAACTGATTTCTCTGTCATGGGTCCATTAATCAAAGGTGTATTAGATTTAAGCTTACGTGGTAGTGTTTATGAACGCTTAGCATCTTCACCAGAATTTGAACCAGCAACAGATCCAAATGGTGATGTACATTATCGTTCATTAGGCTTTGGCAGCGGTGGTAAAACGGTTGATAATACCAATAATCAATATGGTTTTTCATTATTGTTTACACCAGGTGAAGATCACGACATACGCTTTGATTATGATAACTCTCATCAGAAATACGATAACACCCCAACTTACGATATTGACAGTGGTGAAATTAGTTACCCATTAGGGACTAAGGATAATATTGAATCAATTTGGCGCACATCAGCTGGCGCTGTTTCTCCACGCGCTGGCTATGCGGCTGATCAAGAGTTTGATCGTCAATGGTGGTCATTAAGCTATAACGCTGACTGGGACTTTGGTCGTTCATTTATTTCTTTATCATATGTAGATACACAAAATAATGGTCGTACCATGCCATTAAGTGTTGCTGAGCGTCAGTTATTACAAAAAATGTATGATGGTACCGATCCAGAATACGCAGGTATGGATGAAGAGGCTCGTAAAGTACTAGCAGCAGAGACCTTTTTACCTAGAAATAAACGCCCATTAGAAAGTAATCAATATACACTTGATGCGCGCTTAGATGTTCCTATTAACGATTTAGCCGGAGAGCATAATTTAGTTATTGGTACTCAAATTACCAGTGGTGAGTTAACTGACGGTGTTTTTGGAATGGAAGACGGAGAAGTCAACGGCGTACAAAAACAAGATATGTATGCGTTGTTTATTGAAGATAACTGGACAATTATTGAACATTTAACAATTACTGCTGGTGTTCGATATGATAATCATGATGTCTTTGGTAGTAATGTGTCACCACGTTTATATTCTGTTTATACCTTATCAGATAATTGGACAATTAAAGGTGGCGTGAGTACTGGTTTTAAAACACCGAAAACAACTGATCTTTATGATGGTATTACTGGTTTTGGCGGTCAAGGTACTTCACCATTCGCTGGTAATCCAGATCTACAACCAGAAACGAGTGTTAATAGCGAAATAGCGGTTTATTGGACTGATCTTGATAAAGGTCATAACTTTAATATGACTTATTTTAATACTAAATTCAAAGATAAAATTGCCCAAGGTGACACAATCCAAAGTTGTGAAGCAACTAACGATGTTCGTCCTTGTGTAAACTTAGGTGCTTATGATTCATTAGGTTACACTACTTACAGTCAAAAAATTAATATCGACAAAGTGGATATTCAAGGTATTGAAGTAGCAGGTCGAGTTTCAATTACTGATGACTGGAATGTTAGTGCCAACTACACATGGACAGATAGCGAGCAAAAAAGTGGTTCAAATGCTGGTCAGCCATTAACAAATACCGCAGAACATATGGCTAACATTTCAACAGATTGGTCGATTACTGAAAACCTTAATGCTTATCTTCAACTTGAAATTCGTTCTGATCGTTACAGAGATTGGGATAGTGTTCTAGATCGAGCGTTATATTATAAAAGCTATAATGCGGTAAACCTTGGTGCACGTTATAGAATAAGCGAAAACCTAACGGTAAACTTACGTGTTAATAATTTACTTGATAAAGACTTTACGTCATATGCAACGGATTATGTTGATTTAAATAATGACGGTCTGTATTTAGACGATGACAATGAAGTTATCTTTACAGATGATTATAACATTAAGGATAAAGCACGTAGTTTTTGGGTTAGTGTTAACGCATCTTTCTAA
- the ubiD gene encoding 4-hydroxy-3-polyprenylbenzoate decarboxylase: protein MKYSDLRDFIAQLEKVGQLKRITQPVSTHLTMTEISDRTLRAKGPALLFENAVDENGNPYNVPVLTNLFGTPKRVALAMGQKDVDALRDVGKLLAMLKEPEPPTGFRDALGKIPVYKQVLNMPTKMVKKALCQQIVLSGDEVDLSKLPIQTCWPGDVAPLITWGLTVTKGPHKARQNLGIYRQQVLSKNKVIMRWLSHRGGALDFQEFKKTNPGEKYPVSVALGADPATILGAVTPVPDTLSEYAFAGLLRGAKTEVTKSISNDLEVPATAEIILEGYLDPDETAPEGPYGDHTGYYNEVDDFPVFTVTHMTMRKDPIYHSTYTGRPPDEPAILGVALNEVFVPILQKQFPEIQDFYLPPEGCSYRLAVVTIKKQYAGHAKRVMMGVWSFLRQFMYTKFVIVCDDDVDARNWEDVIWAMTTRMDPSRDTVLIENTPIDYLDFASPVSGLGSKMGLDATNKWPGETNREWGEPIVMDETIKQQVDEIWDELNILSEDIN, encoded by the coding sequence ATGAAATATAGTGATTTACGAGATTTTATTGCTCAATTAGAAAAAGTTGGTCAACTCAAACGCATTACACAGCCTGTTTCAACTCATTTAACTATGACTGAGATTAGTGACAGAACCCTTCGTGCTAAAGGGCCTGCACTTTTATTTGAAAATGCTGTTGATGAAAATGGCAACCCATATAATGTGCCGGTATTAACTAATCTTTTCGGTACACCTAAACGAGTTGCCTTGGCAATGGGTCAGAAGGATGTTGATGCTCTACGTGATGTTGGTAAGTTACTTGCCATGCTGAAAGAGCCAGAGCCGCCAACAGGCTTTCGTGATGCTTTAGGTAAAATACCTGTGTATAAACAGGTCCTTAATATGCCAACTAAAATGGTTAAAAAAGCACTTTGCCAACAAATCGTCCTCAGTGGAGATGAGGTCGATTTATCTAAATTACCTATTCAAACCTGCTGGCCAGGTGATGTTGCACCATTAATAACGTGGGGTCTAACAGTCACTAAAGGTCCTCATAAAGCACGACAAAATTTAGGCATTTACCGACAACAAGTTTTATCTAAAAATAAAGTGATAATGCGTTGGTTATCTCATCGTGGTGGTGCGTTAGATTTTCAAGAATTCAAAAAAACTAATCCGGGCGAGAAGTATCCAGTTTCTGTGGCTTTAGGTGCCGATCCAGCAACTATTTTAGGTGCGGTTACACCCGTACCAGATACACTATCTGAATATGCTTTTGCTGGTTTACTACGTGGTGCTAAAACCGAAGTAACTAAGTCGATTAGTAATGATTTAGAAGTTCCTGCAACAGCCGAAATTATTTTAGAAGGTTATTTAGATCCTGATGAAACCGCGCCAGAAGGACCTTATGGTGATCACACCGGTTACTATAATGAAGTAGATGATTTCCCAGTTTTTACCGTAACACATATGACTATGCGTAAAGACCCTATTTATCATAGTACCTACACAGGTAGACCGCCTGATGAACCAGCCATTTTAGGCGTGGCGTTAAATGAAGTATTCGTGCCTATTTTGCAAAAGCAGTTCCCCGAAATTCAAGACTTCTATTTACCTCCTGAAGGTTGCTCATACCGTTTAGCGGTTGTAACAATTAAAAAGCAATACGCAGGACATGCAAAACGTGTAATGATGGGCGTTTGGTCGTTTTTACGCCAGTTTATGTACACAAAATTTGTTATTGTATGTGATGATGATGTGGATGCTAGGAATTGGGAAGATGTGATTTGGGCGATGACTACACGTATGGATCCAAGTCGAGATACTGTCTTAATTGAAAATACCCCTATTGATTATCTAGATTTTGCTTCGCCAGTGTCGGGTTTAGGCTCAAAAATGGGCTTAGATGCAACTAATAAGTGGCCAGGTGAAACAAATAGAGAATGGGGTGAACCCATAGTAATGGATGAAACTATCAAGCAGCAAGTTGATGAAATCTGGGATGAACTCAACATTTTATCAGAAGATATTAATTAG
- the rho gene encoding transcription termination factor Rho has translation MNLTELKEKSINDLVELAETMKLENLARTRKQDIIFAILKKHAENDNDIFGGGVLEILQDGFGFLRSADSSYLAGPDDIYVSPSQIRRFSMRTGDTIQGKIRSPKKGERYFALLKVTEVNFDRPENSRNKILFENLTPIHPNERFTMERGNGSTEDITARILDLASPIGKGQRGLIVAPPKAGKTLLLQNIAQSIAHNHPDAELMVLLIDERPEEVTEMQRLVKGEVIASTFDEPASRHVQVAEMVIEKAKRLVEHKKDVVILLDSITRLARAYNTVIPSSGKILTGGVDANALHRPKRFFGAARNIEEGGSLTIIATALVDTGSKMDEVIYEEFKGTGNMELHLSRKVSEKRVFPAIHINRSGTRREELITKPDELQKMWILRKIVHEMDEVGAIEFLIDKLAMSKTNNEFFDSMKRK, from the coding sequence ATGAACCTTACCGAATTAAAAGAAAAATCCATTAATGACTTGGTTGAATTAGCTGAAACTATGAAGCTAGAAAACCTTGCTAGAACACGCAAGCAAGATATAATTTTTGCTATATTAAAAAAACATGCTGAAAACGACAACGATATTTTCGGTGGTGGTGTTTTAGAAATTCTACAAGATGGGTTTGGTTTCTTACGCTCCGCAGACTCTTCTTATTTAGCTGGACCAGATGATATTTATGTATCACCTAGCCAAATCCGTCGATTCAGTATGCGTACTGGTGACACTATTCAAGGAAAGATTCGCTCTCCTAAAAAAGGCGAACGTTATTTTGCCTTGTTGAAAGTTACTGAAGTAAACTTTGATCGCCCAGAAAACTCTCGTAATAAAATTTTATTTGAAAACTTAACTCCTATTCATCCAAATGAACGATTTACCATGGAACGTGGTAATGGTTCAACGGAAGATATCACCGCACGTATTTTAGATTTAGCTTCGCCAATTGGTAAAGGTCAACGTGGTTTAATTGTTGCGCCACCAAAAGCCGGTAAAACATTACTATTACAAAATATTGCCCAAAGTATTGCGCATAACCATCCTGACGCTGAATTAATGGTTTTATTAATTGATGAGCGTCCAGAAGAAGTAACAGAAATGCAACGCCTAGTAAAAGGTGAAGTTATTGCCTCAACGTTTGATGAACCAGCAAGTCGCCATGTACAGGTGGCCGAAATGGTTATTGAAAAAGCAAAACGTTTAGTAGAGCATAAAAAAGACGTTGTTATTTTACTTGATTCAATTACCCGTTTAGCACGTGCTTATAACACGGTAATTCCATCATCAGGTAAAATTCTAACCGGTGGTGTTGATGCTAACGCATTACATCGTCCAAAACGTTTCTTTGGTGCTGCACGTAATATTGAAGAAGGTGGTAGTTTAACTATTATCGCTACTGCGCTTGTAGACACAGGTTCTAAAATGGATGAAGTTATCTATGAGGAATTCAAAGGTACAGGTAATATGGAATTACATCTATCTCGTAAAGTTTCAGAGAAACGTGTTTTCCCTGCTATTCACATTAATCGCAGCGGTACACGTCGTGAAGAATTAATCACTAAGCCTGATGAACTACAAAAAATGTGGATTTTACGCAAAATAGTGCATGAAATGGATGAGGTTGGCGCTATTGAATTCCTTATCGATAAGCTAGCGATGAGTAAAACGAATAACGAATTTTTTGATTCAATGAAACGTAAATAA
- a CDS encoding DUF2271 domain-containing protein, which produces MNRNILFSIALLLTLALSTVFSGVSNAASNQLLIEVEIPRMNVAEYHRPYVAIWLEDSNRKATQIALWYDLDMKDNEGAKWLKDIRQWWRRIGRKAEQPFDGLTSATKGAGKHTISVDLNAKELKALAAGDYQLRIEASREVGGKEVVNIPLTWPIKASDYPLKASGNSELGDVLIQVN; this is translated from the coding sequence ATGAATCGTAATATTTTATTTAGCATAGCGCTTTTGTTAACGCTTGCTTTAAGTACTGTTTTTAGTGGTGTTTCAAATGCAGCAAGTAATCAATTGCTAATAGAAGTTGAAATACCACGTATGAATGTTGCTGAATACCACAGACCTTATGTTGCAATATGGTTAGAAGATAGCAACCGTAAAGCGACTCAGATCGCCTTATGGTATGACCTAGACATGAAAGATAATGAAGGCGCAAAGTGGTTAAAAGACATTCGTCAGTGGTGGAGACGTATTGGTAGAAAAGCAGAGCAACCATTTGATGGTTTAACGTCTGCAACTAAAGGTGCGGGTAAACACACTATTTCGGTTGATTTGAATGCGAAAGAGCTAAAAGCGTTAGCGGCTGGTGATTATCAATTACGTATTGAAGCATCTAGAGAAGTTGGCGGTAAAGAAGTGGTAAATATTCCACTAACTTGGCCAATAAAGGCCAGTGATTATCCATTGAAAGCCTCTGGTAATTCAGAGTTAGGCGATGTTCTTATTCAAGTAAATTAA
- a CDS encoding PepSY-associated TM helix domain-containing protein yields MKIALGSARQWHWISAAICSIGMLFFSWTGITLNHAGDIPANSDITTIETELPESILQAWRSLEKHQNVLPDDVREYLAGEHNLTIKGGLQGELSDGEFYLAMPNPGVDAWLSVDIESGELIYERTDRGWISFFNDLHKGRYTNEAWRWFIDIFAVISIVFCLSGLWLLYKQSGFRLSTWPMVSLGVLLPLIIILMSLH; encoded by the coding sequence ATGAAAATAGCATTAGGTAGCGCACGTCAGTGGCATTGGATAAGTGCAGCTATTTGTAGTATTGGTATGTTGTTTTTTTCATGGACGGGAATCACATTGAATCACGCAGGAGATATTCCTGCGAATTCAGATATCACGACTATTGAGACTGAGCTACCAGAGTCTATATTACAAGCTTGGCGCTCTCTTGAAAAACACCAAAATGTGTTACCAGATGATGTTCGTGAATATTTAGCTGGTGAGCATAATTTAACGATTAAAGGCGGCTTACAAGGTGAGCTTAGTGATGGAGAGTTCTATTTAGCTATGCCAAATCCTGGTGTAGATGCGTGGCTTTCAGTTGATATTGAAAGTGGTGAATTAATTTATGAACGTACTGATCGAGGCTGGATTTCTTTCTTTAATGATTTACATAAAGGACGTTATACCAATGAAGCTTGGCGTTGGTTTATCGATATATTCGCTGTTATCTCTATTGTTTTTTGTTTAAGTGGCTTGTGGTTGCTTTATAAACAATCAGGCTTTCGTTTGTCTACTTGGCCCATGGTGTCGTTAGGCGTACTTTTACCACTCATTATTATTTTAATGAGTTTACACTAA